One Desulfovibrio fairfieldensis genomic window carries:
- a CDS encoding bifunctional cobalt-precorrin-7 (C(5))-methyltransferase/cobalt-precorrin-6B (C(15))-methyltransferase gives MKKQIVLPGIAFTETPRPTDAAVDTVDAEDRAEGASPQAEAIKETGQADGWPPMADMLHSLFVFEPTTPEPAPITVLGLGCGCARGPAALAPEQRALLEAADVLCGGRELLAAFEAQDGQSGLKARLLPLTLPLEPLLSRLSQMRAAGERVLLLADGDPLFFGIGATLVRQLGAEAVRLIPAVSSLQQACARLALPWHKVVCLSLHGRDDLGPLNVAVAKDAPLCILTDARMTPDVLARHLLDRGVDWFTAHIFERMGAPDEARHQLSLAEAACRTFGPACTLLLIPGELPRRPHLGLDAEELAVEGKLISKKPVRAAALSLLRVGPRHVVWDIGAGSGAVALEAAVLAHEGRVVAVERSAGRAMSIQENRRRFGAAILDVCLGQAPECLPSLPDPQRVFIGGGLSGEDAEDILGHVCHRLPPGGRLVASCVLLDTFCLCRRFLEGLDWPLEIMQIQASEARELAGDLHLAALNPVFLLAAQKPASGGK, from the coding sequence ATGAAAAAGCAGATTGTGCTTCCCGGCATTGCGTTCACGGAAACGCCCCGGCCCACGGACGCCGCCGTGGATACGGTGGACGCGGAAGACCGTGCCGAGGGCGCGTCCCCGCAAGCTGAAGCGATAAAAGAAACAGGACAGGCGGACGGCTGGCCGCCCATGGCGGACATGCTCCATTCGCTCTTTGTTTTTGAACCCACCACGCCGGAGCCCGCGCCCATCACCGTACTGGGTCTGGGCTGCGGCTGCGCGCGCGGCCCGGCGGCCCTCGCCCCGGAACAGCGCGCCCTTCTGGAAGCGGCCGACGTGCTCTGCGGCGGCAGGGAACTGCTGGCGGCCTTTGAAGCTCAGGACGGCCAAAGCGGCCTCAAGGCTCGCCTTCTGCCGCTCACCCTGCCGCTGGAACCCCTGCTCAGCCGCCTGAGCCAGATGCGTGCCGCCGGGGAACGCGTGCTGTTGCTGGCCGACGGCGACCCGCTCTTTTTCGGCATCGGGGCCACCTTGGTGCGTCAGCTGGGCGCGGAGGCCGTGCGTCTGATTCCGGCGGTCAGCTCCCTGCAGCAGGCCTGCGCCCGCCTGGCCCTGCCCTGGCACAAGGTCGTCTGCCTCTCCCTGCACGGCCGGGACGACCTGGGCCCGCTGAATGTGGCCGTGGCCAAGGACGCGCCGCTCTGCATCCTCACCGACGCCCGCATGACCCCGGACGTGCTGGCACGCCATCTGCTGGACCGGGGCGTGGACTGGTTCACGGCGCATATTTTCGAGCGCATGGGCGCGCCCGACGAAGCCCGGCATCAGTTGAGCCTGGCCGAGGCGGCCTGTCGCACTTTCGGCCCGGCCTGCACCCTGCTGCTGATCCCCGGCGAGCTCCCGCGCAGGCCGCACCTGGGCCTGGACGCCGAGGAGCTGGCCGTGGAAGGCAAGCTGATCAGCAAAAAGCCGGTACGCGCCGCCGCGCTGTCCCTGCTGCGCGTAGGGCCGCGCCATGTGGTCTGGGATATCGGCGCGGGTTCCGGGGCCGTGGCTCTGGAAGCCGCCGTGCTGGCCCATGAAGGCCGGGTGGTGGCCGTGGAGCGCAGCGCCGGGCGGGCCATGAGCATTCAGGAAAACCGCCGCCGCTTCGGGGCCGCCATTCTGGACGTCTGCCTGGGCCAGGCCCCGGAATGCCTGCCCTCCCTGCCTGATCCGCAACGGGTCTTCATCGGCGGGGGCCTGTCCGGCGAGGATGCCGAGGATATTCTGGGCCATGTCTGCCACCGCCTGCCGCCCGGCGGACGTCTGGTTGCCAGTTGCGTGCTGCTGGACACCTTCTGCCTCTGCCGCCGCTTTTTGGAAGGTCTGGACTGGCCCTTGGAAATTATGCAGATTCAGGCGTCCGAGGCCCGCGAGCTGGCGGGAGATCTGCACCTGGCGGCCCTGAATCCGGTTTTTCTGCTGGCCGCGCAGAAACCCGCGTCCGGCGGGAAGTAA
- the cobM gene encoding precorrin-4 C(11)-methyltransferase — protein sequence MPSTHTKSENAKTGMVFFVGAGPGDPELLTLKGRKAIEGAGLVLYAGSLVPPEVVACAGPDARVADSAPLTLEECHQLVRETALAGKDVARVHTGDPSLYGALREQIALLERDGIPWQVIPGVTAACAAAAAAGVTFTVPEVTQSLMISRMEGRTPVPERERLAALAAHRTSLAVYLSAHSAAGLQAELARSLPPETPVLCAHRVGWPDQQLHWTTLDGLARCVEQHGITRQTVFLILPGELEKGAASRLYAADFSHGRRQEKA from the coding sequence ATGCCGAGCACGCACACAAAGTCCGAAAACGCGAAAACAGGCATGGTTTTCTTTGTGGGGGCCGGGCCGGGCGACCCGGAACTGCTGACCCTCAAGGGCCGCAAAGCTATTGAAGGAGCCGGGCTGGTGCTCTACGCCGGTTCCCTGGTGCCCCCGGAGGTGGTGGCCTGCGCCGGGCCGGACGCGCGGGTGGCGGATTCCGCGCCGCTGACCCTGGAAGAATGCCATCAATTGGTACGCGAGACGGCCCTGGCCGGAAAGGACGTGGCCCGCGTGCATACGGGTGACCCCTCATTATACGGAGCCCTGCGCGAACAGATCGCCCTGCTGGAACGCGACGGCATCCCCTGGCAAGTGATCCCCGGCGTCACGGCGGCCTGCGCGGCGGCCGCCGCCGCAGGCGTGACCTTTACCGTGCCGGAAGTGACCCAGAGCCTGATGATCAGCCGCATGGAAGGCCGCACTCCCGTGCCGGAACGCGAACGCCTGGCCGCCCTGGCCGCGCACAGGACCTCTCTGGCCGTCTATCTCTCGGCCCATTCCGCCGCTGGCCTTCAGGCGGAACTGGCCCGCAGCCTGCCCCCGGAAACGCCGGTGCTCTGCGCCCATCGCGTGGGCTGGCCGGACCAGCAACTGCACTGGACCACCCTGGACGGCCTGGCCCGTTGCGTGGAACAACACGGCATCACCCGCCAGACCGTTTTTCTGATCCTGCCCGGCGAGTTGGAAAAGGGCGCGGCCTCGCGCCTGTACGCGGCGGACTTCAGCCACGGTCGGCGGCAGGAAAAAGCATAG
- the gltA gene encoding NADPH-dependent glutamate synthase — protein METKKAKKPLAPRVEMPCQPAEVRRSNFKEVALGYTREMAMEEASRCLQCKKPLCVSGCPVEVPIRDFIGEVARGNMDAAYRIIKSTNSLPAVCGRVCPQENQCEGKCILKAKGQPIAIGRLERFVADTYIATTACEQVTGTNACAVPQCGKKVACIGSGPSSLTCAGVCAAAGIKVDVFEALHEPGGVLIYGIPAFRLPKNVVATEINGLSQAGVDFHMNYVGGRTLDVAELRKEYDAVFIGVGAGLPVFLGVPGENLVGVFSANEYLTRVNLGRAYDFPKQDTPAFPGKNVTVFGAGNVAMDAARTALRMGAENVYIVYRRTKAEMPARREEIEHAEEEGVQFAMLASPLRFNGDAEMRLQSVTLQKMELGEPDASGRRRPVPVEGEVYDLPTDLAIVALGTRSNPILLDATPDLEQNKWGYIQTNEETGETSIPNVFAGGDIVTGAATVILAMGAGRRAGQEIVKRLLA, from the coding sequence ATGGAAACTAAGAAAGCCAAAAAACCGCTGGCCCCCAGGGTGGAGATGCCCTGTCAGCCCGCCGAAGTGCGGCGCTCCAATTTTAAGGAAGTGGCCCTGGGCTACACCAGGGAAATGGCCATGGAGGAAGCCTCACGCTGCCTTCAGTGCAAAAAGCCGCTCTGCGTTTCGGGCTGTCCCGTGGAAGTGCCCATTCGCGACTTCATCGGCGAGGTGGCGCGCGGCAACATGGACGCGGCCTACCGGATCATCAAATCCACCAACAGCCTGCCCGCGGTCTGCGGCCGCGTCTGTCCGCAGGAAAACCAGTGCGAGGGCAAGTGCATCCTGAAGGCCAAAGGCCAGCCCATCGCCATCGGGCGGCTGGAACGCTTTGTGGCCGACACCTACATCGCCACCACGGCCTGTGAGCAGGTCACGGGCACCAATGCCTGCGCCGTGCCCCAGTGCGGCAAAAAAGTGGCCTGCATCGGTTCCGGCCCCTCTTCCCTGACCTGCGCGGGCGTCTGCGCGGCAGCGGGCATCAAGGTGGACGTTTTCGAAGCCCTGCACGAGCCGGGCGGCGTGCTGATTTACGGCATCCCGGCCTTCCGCCTGCCCAAGAATGTGGTGGCTACGGAAATCAACGGGCTGAGCCAGGCGGGCGTGGATTTTCACATGAACTATGTGGGCGGCCGCACCCTGGACGTGGCCGAACTGCGCAAGGAATACGACGCCGTGTTCATCGGCGTGGGCGCGGGCCTGCCGGTCTTTCTGGGCGTGCCCGGCGAAAACCTGGTGGGCGTATTCTCGGCCAACGAATACCTCACCCGCGTGAACCTGGGCCGGGCCTACGATTTCCCCAAGCAGGACACCCCGGCCTTCCCCGGTAAAAACGTGACCGTTTTCGGCGCGGGCAACGTGGCCATGGACGCGGCCCGCACAGCCCTGCGCATGGGCGCGGAAAACGTCTACATCGTCTATCGCCGCACCAAGGCGGAAATGCCCGCCCGCCGCGAGGAAATCGAACACGCCGAGGAAGAGGGCGTGCAGTTCGCCATGCTGGCCTCTCCCCTGCGCTTCAACGGCGACGCCGAAATGCGCCTGCAATCCGTGACCCTGCAAAAGATGGAGCTGGGCGAACCCGACGCCTCTGGACGCCGCCGTCCTGTGCCCGTGGAAGGCGAAGTCTACGATCTGCCCACGGATCTGGCTATCGTGGCTCTGGGTACCCGTTCCAATCCCATTCTTCTGGACGCCACGCCCGACCTGGAGCAGAACAAGTGGGGCTACATCCAGACCAATGAGGAAACCGGCGAAACCTCCATTCCCAATGTCTTTGCCGGCGGCGACATCGTCACCGGCGCGGCCACGGTCATTCTGGCCATGGGCGCGGGGCGGCGGGCAGGGCAGGAAATCGTCAAGAGACTGCTTGCCTGA
- a CDS encoding OmpA family protein yields MKSVRLLVLAAALVLSYAVAAVAATPACNKKIESFDFVVDYSGSMMMQNKQLKQDKIVVAKNVLQRVNAAIPALDYNGGLHTISPNGMIIAQGPWDRNAMSVGIDKLRSGFQIFGRMTSMGNGLQKYEPFISSMKRDAALILVTDGDNNRGSDIVEVARQLYASQRNMVIHIISFADTPHGEAVIKEIAAMNPGSVVVRGEELATSDAAVERFVLSVFCQDEDVIVLRGVHFAFNSYALDGKAMGILNEAASLIKANPNKRVILNGWTDWIGTDAYNKVLSQNRANAVKNYLEKQGIPASRMTAIGRGKSFKYDNKTEEGRYMNRRTEISFD; encoded by the coding sequence ATGAAATCAGTTCGTCTTCTTGTTCTTGCGGCTGCTCTTGTACTGAGCTACGCCGTCGCGGCGGTCGCCGCCACGCCGGCGTGCAACAAAAAAATCGAGAGCTTCGACTTCGTCGTGGACTATTCCGGTTCCATGATGATGCAGAACAAGCAGCTTAAACAGGATAAAATCGTTGTGGCCAAAAATGTGCTGCAGCGCGTGAACGCGGCCATTCCGGCCCTGGATTATAACGGCGGTCTGCACACCATCTCGCCCAACGGCATGATCATCGCCCAGGGCCCCTGGGACCGCAACGCCATGAGCGTCGGCATCGACAAGCTGCGCTCCGGCTTCCAGATCTTCGGCCGTATGACCAGCATGGGCAACGGCCTGCAGAAGTATGAACCCTTTATCTCCAGCATGAAGCGCGACGCCGCTCTCATCCTGGTCACCGACGGCGACAACAACCGCGGCAGCGACATCGTGGAAGTGGCCCGCCAGCTGTATGCCAGCCAGCGTAACATGGTCATCCACATCATCTCCTTTGCCGACACCCCCCATGGTGAAGCCGTGATCAAGGAGATCGCCGCCATGAACCCCGGTTCCGTCGTGGTTCGCGGTGAAGAGCTGGCCACCAGCGACGCCGCTGTGGAACGCTTCGTGCTGTCCGTGTTCTGCCAGGACGAGGACGTGATCGTGCTGCGCGGCGTGCACTTCGCTTTCAATTCCTATGCTCTTGACGGCAAGGCCATGGGCATCCTGAACGAAGCCGCCAGCCTGATCAAGGCCAATCCCAACAAGCGCGTGATCCTCAACGGTTGGACCGACTGGATCGGCACCGACGCTTACAACAAGGTTCTTTCGCAGAACCGTGCCAACGCCGTGAAGAACTATCTGGAGAAGCAGGGTATCCCCGCCAGCCGGATGACCGCCATCGGCCGCGGCAAGTCCTTCAAGTACGACAACAAGACCGAAGAAGGCCGTTACATGAACCGCCGCACCGAAATCTCTTTCGACTAA
- the rnpA gene encoding ribonuclease P protein component produces the protein MSRLTFPRHVRVRRRAEFTACYERGRRYHTEHFLLFVLPREHVGDCTRTGMAVSRKVGNAVVRNRVKRLLREFFRLHSDLLPVHADLVAVAKRHTGGDALDLSRVTAEFLPLLRRIARRGRAAEACD, from the coding sequence GTGTCGCGTCTGACCTTTCCACGGCACGTCCGTGTTCGCCGCAGGGCGGAATTTACCGCCTGTTATGAGCGGGGCAGACGTTACCATACCGAGCATTTCCTCCTGTTTGTGCTTCCGAGAGAGCATGTCGGCGATTGTACGCGCACGGGCATGGCTGTTTCCCGCAAAGTAGGCAATGCGGTGGTCCGCAATCGCGTCAAGCGTTTGCTGCGGGAGTTTTTCCGTTTGCACTCCGACCTCCTGCCGGTCCATGCTGATCTGGTGGCTGTGGCGAAAAGGCATACCGGCGGTGACGCGCTGGACCTTTCCCGCGTGACCGCCGAATTTCTGCCGCTGCTGCGGCGGATAGCCCGGCGCGGGCGGGCGGCCGAAGCATGCGATTGA
- the rpmH gene encoding 50S ribosomal protein L34 — translation MKRTYQPSKIRRARTHGFRARMATPSGRAILRRRRAKGRKNLSA, via the coding sequence ATGAAAAGAACATACCAACCCAGTAAAATCAGAAGAGCCCGCACCCACGGTTTCCGCGCCCGCATGGCTACCCCCAGCGGCCGCGCCATTCTGCGCCGCCGTCGCGCCAAGGGCCGCAAAAACCTGAGTGCCTAG
- the cbiD gene encoding cobalt-precorrin-5B (C(1))-methyltransferase CbiD, protein MTRPLREGFTTGTAATGAALAALTLLRTGRAPDSVDVPLPPFAPAAGEESFAGRGPRGRCVLPVADCAPGPAAELIPDFLPAPAQAAGAAHASIRKDGGDDPDATSGALITASVLLRDCEEPLLAPDDPDFTRIEGGPGVGRVTLPGLPLPVGTAAINPVPREQLRFALGRQAARPVPGRGPCPPLTVIISVPQGAEIARHTFNPRLGIVDGISILGTQGTVRPYSHAAWRATIEQGLHVAQATGCRTVCLSTGRRSEKLLMARYPELAPRCFVQAADFAEFSLRAAGALPFERLVWGCFFGKLVKLAQGHAYTHARDAELDMAALAHLCNEAGTACAPAVARCVTASHALELLLADPAGSDALAAVIRRAAQTAWAFAGRPVSLHLFHTDGRELMAL, encoded by the coding sequence GTGACGCGACCCCTGCGCGAAGGCTTCACCACCGGCACGGCGGCCACGGGCGCGGCCTTGGCCGCGCTCACCCTGTTGCGCACGGGTCGCGCGCCCGACAGCGTGGACGTGCCCCTGCCGCCCTTCGCGCCCGCCGCCGGGGAAGAATCTTTCGCCGGGCGCGGCCCGCGCGGCCGGTGCGTTCTGCCGGTGGCGGACTGCGCGCCGGGCCCGGCGGCGGAGCTGATTCCGGATTTTCTCCCGGCTCCGGCACAGGCCGCCGGAGCGGCCCACGCCTCCATCCGCAAGGACGGCGGCGACGATCCGGACGCCACCTCGGGCGCGCTGATCACGGCCAGCGTATTGCTGCGCGATTGCGAAGAACCTCTTTTGGCACCGGACGATCCCGATTTTACGCGCATCGAGGGCGGCCCCGGCGTGGGCCGCGTGACCCTGCCGGGCCTGCCCCTGCCCGTGGGCACAGCGGCCATTAATCCCGTGCCCCGGGAGCAGCTTCGCTTCGCCCTGGGCCGTCAGGCCGCGCGCCCGGTTCCCGGACGCGGCCCCTGCCCGCCTCTGACCGTGATCATCAGCGTGCCGCAGGGCGCCGAAATCGCCCGGCATACCTTTAATCCGCGCCTGGGCATTGTGGACGGCATTTCCATTCTGGGCACCCAAGGCACGGTCCGCCCATACAGCCACGCCGCCTGGCGCGCCACCATCGAACAGGGCCTGCATGTGGCCCAGGCCACGGGATGCCGCACAGTCTGCCTTTCCACCGGACGGCGCTCGGAGAAACTGCTCATGGCCCGCTACCCCGAGCTTGCGCCCCGGTGTTTCGTGCAGGCTGCCGATTTTGCGGAATTTTCCCTGCGCGCCGCCGGAGCTCTGCCCTTCGAGCGGCTGGTCTGGGGCTGCTTTTTCGGCAAACTGGTCAAGCTCGCCCAAGGCCATGCCTATACCCACGCCCGCGACGCCGAGCTGGATATGGCGGCTCTGGCGCATCTCTGTAATGAGGCGGGCACGGCCTGCGCCCCGGCTGTGGCCCGTTGCGTGACCGCATCGCACGCCCTGGAACTGTTGCTGGCCGACCCCGCCGGATCGGATGCGCTGGCCGCCGTGATCCGTCGGGCGGCCCAAACCGCATGGGCTTTCGCGGGTCGCCCCGTAAGCCTGCACCTTTTTCACACTGACGGCAGGGAATTGATGGCACTATGA
- the thrB gene encoding homoserine kinase, translating into MPTPDLVAAPARLAPCIVLIGMAGAGKSTVGGVLARELGWAFLDSDHLIEALYGVRLQDVTDALGKEAFLDAECTVIRAIKANRTVIGTGGSVVYREEAMRHLAKLGPIVHLDLPLTVIEERIARNPQRGLAIAPGQTLDDIFREREALYAAWADLRCDSQGKNPRECAQWILRHLPPDLLTADA; encoded by the coding sequence ATGCCCACGCCCGATCTCGTCGCGGCCCCGGCCCGACTCGCCCCCTGCATCGTCCTCATCGGCATGGCCGGAGCGGGCAAGTCCACGGTGGGCGGCGTGCTGGCGCGGGAATTGGGCTGGGCCTTTCTGGACAGCGACCATTTGATTGAGGCCCTATACGGCGTACGCCTCCAGGACGTGACTGACGCCCTGGGCAAGGAAGCCTTTCTGGATGCGGAATGCACGGTAATCCGGGCCATCAAGGCCAACCGCACGGTCATCGGCACCGGCGGCAGCGTGGTCTACCGGGAGGAAGCCATGCGCCACCTGGCGAAGCTGGGCCCCATCGTCCATCTGGACCTGCCCCTGACCGTGATCGAAGAACGCATAGCCCGCAATCCCCAGCGCGGGCTGGCCATCGCGCCGGGCCAGACCCTGGACGACATCTTTCGTGAGCGGGAGGCCCTGTATGCGGCCTGGGCCGATCTGCGCTGCGACTCCCAAGGCAAAAATCCGCGTGAATGCGCCCAGTGGATCCTCAGGCATTTGCCGCCGGATCTGCTCACCGCCGATGCCTGA
- the yidD gene encoding membrane protein insertion efficiency factor YidD yields MKMLLRGLCVLPIRIYQRCISPVLPPACRFYPTCSAYAVEAILRHGVLRGGWLALRRLARCHPWGGSGYDPVPPPRRRRDVPPLSQE; encoded by the coding sequence ATGAAAATGCTGCTGCGCGGCCTTTGCGTTTTACCCATACGTATCTATCAGCGCTGCATATCGCCGGTGCTGCCCCCCGCCTGCCGCTTTTATCCCACCTGTTCCGCCTATGCCGTGGAGGCCATCCTGCGCCACGGCGTGTTGCGCGGCGGCTGGCTGGCGCTGCGGCGTCTGGCCCGCTGCCATCCTTGGGGCGGTTCAGGTTATGACCCTGTTCCACCCCCACGGCGTCGCCGCGACGTCCCGCCTCTGTCCCAGGAGTGA
- a CDS encoding histidinol-phosphatase, producing the protein MITVDLHTHTKYSHGANSPAEMYASALDKGLTLLGFSEHSPRPLGFDYLHEYREQLTRHLPDYAREVLALKAVPREGGHGPCRVLFGMEMDWLDGQEDYTRAACTAYDFDYLLGSVHFLGRWGFDDGAEPWKNASQEECESRYTAYFTAWEAMIRSGLFNIAAHPDLIKIFSVEQFHIWLAKAESAAQIRRCLTALRDAGMAMEISSAGLRKACREIYPAPPIMALAAELGLPVSFASDAHGVDDVAHGFARLGSYAKAFGFREHVFFDKGRMTTLPL; encoded by the coding sequence ATGATAACAGTCGATCTGCACACCCACACCAAATACTCGCACGGGGCGAACTCGCCCGCCGAGATGTACGCTTCGGCCCTGGACAAGGGACTGACCCTGCTGGGCTTTTCCGAGCACTCGCCCCGCCCGCTGGGTTTCGACTACCTGCACGAGTACCGCGAGCAGCTCACCCGCCATCTGCCGGACTACGCGCGCGAGGTGCTCGCGCTCAAGGCCGTGCCGCGCGAGGGGGGCCATGGCCCCTGCCGCGTGTTGTTCGGCATGGAAATGGACTGGCTGGACGGGCAGGAAGACTACACCCGCGCCGCGTGCACGGCCTATGACTTCGACTATCTACTGGGCAGCGTGCACTTTCTCGGGCGCTGGGGCTTTGACGACGGCGCGGAGCCCTGGAAAAACGCCTCCCAGGAAGAATGCGAAAGCCGCTATACAGCCTATTTCACGGCCTGGGAAGCCATGATCCGCTCGGGCCTGTTCAATATCGCGGCCCACCCGGACCTGATCAAAATTTTCTCCGTGGAGCAATTCCACATCTGGCTCGCCAAAGCGGAGAGCGCGGCGCAAATCCGCCGCTGCCTCACGGCCCTGCGCGACGCGGGCATGGCCATGGAAATCTCCTCGGCCGGGCTGCGCAAGGCCTGTCGCGAAATCTATCCGGCCCCGCCCATCATGGCCCTGGCCGCCGAGCTGGGCCTGCCCGTCAGCTTCGCCTCGGACGCCCACGGCGTGGACGACGTGGCCCACGGCTTCGCTCGGCTGGGCTCCTACGCCAAAGCGTTCGGCTTCAGGGAACATGTGTTTTTCGACAAGGGCCGCATGACGACCCTCCCCCTGTAA
- a CDS encoding sulfide/dihydroorotate dehydrogenase-like FAD/NAD-binding protein, giving the protein MPTPILHKESLIPGKTSKLVLHAPHIAQKAHPGHFVMLRMSPTGERIPLTIADTDAANGTITIVYLVLGKSTALLETLKEGDAIPDVCGPLGHPTHIEKRGTVICVGGGTGIAAMHHIAKGHSRAGNRVVGIIGARGKDLLLFEKELSSFADELLISTDDGSYGHKGLVTDLLRDRLEKDKTVFEVVAVGPVPMMAAVADTTRPFGVKTTVSLNPIMVDGIGMCGACRVSVGGKTKFACVDGPEFDGHEVDFPELRRRLSAYRDQERISFDSYNGCAHGN; this is encoded by the coding sequence ATGCCGACCCCCATTCTGCACAAGGAAAGCCTGATCCCGGGCAAAACCAGCAAACTGGTCCTGCACGCGCCGCACATCGCCCAAAAAGCGCATCCGGGACATTTCGTCATGTTGCGCATGAGCCCCACGGGCGAGCGCATCCCCCTGACCATCGCCGATACGGATGCGGCCAACGGCACCATCACCATCGTCTATCTGGTCCTGGGCAAAAGCACGGCCCTGCTGGAAACCCTCAAGGAAGGCGACGCCATTCCGGACGTCTGCGGTCCGCTGGGCCATCCCACGCACATTGAAAAACGCGGCACCGTGATCTGCGTGGGCGGCGGCACGGGCATCGCGGCCATGCACCACATCGCCAAGGGCCACTCCCGCGCGGGCAACCGGGTGGTGGGCATCATCGGCGCGCGCGGCAAGGACCTGCTGCTCTTTGAAAAAGAGCTCTCCTCCTTTGCCGACGAACTGCTGATCTCCACCGACGACGGCAGCTACGGCCACAAGGGCCTGGTCACGGATCTGCTGCGGGACCGCCTGGAAAAGGACAAGACCGTCTTTGAGGTGGTGGCCGTGGGCCCGGTGCCCATGATGGCCGCCGTAGCCGACACTACCCGCCCCTTCGGCGTGAAGACCACGGTCAGCCTCAATCCCATCATGGTGGACGGCATCGGCATGTGCGGCGCCTGTCGCGTAAGCGTGGGCGGCAAAACAAAATTCGCCTGTGTGGACGGGCCGGAATTCGACGGGCATGAAGTGGACTTCCCCGAACTGCGCCGCCGCCTTTCCGCCTACCGCGACCAGGAAAGAATCTCCTTCGACTCTTACAACGGGTGCGCTCATGGAAACTAA